TGCCCTTGTCCGCCCCTCCCAAAAAATGAACCAGTGCGGAATTGATCTGATGTTTTTCGGCAAAATCCTGAATAATGGCTGGGATTTTTTCTCCTTGTTCCAATCTCAGAATGAATATTCTCCCCAGTGTCGCTTCTAAATATTTCAATGCTGTCCCCTTCTTTCTATGGCCTGTAATCATTCCGGGTTGCCAGTGACTTGCAATAAACGCTTTTAAATGAAGGCGTGAAAATCTTCATATCATTATAACATAGAGAAATGCCAGTCTTCAGAAGCGTTTCTTTTATAACCACTTAGAAAACAATTTGTTTGACTTAATCACTTAAGTGTCTTATAATTTAGTTAAGTATTTAGTTAATTAAAAATACCCGGAGGATATATGGAGCAAATTGTGCAGGTATTCAAAGCGCTTTCTGACGAAACAAGACTGCAGATCTTGCTTATCTTATCCAGAAGAAGCATCTGTGCTAAAGGAATTGCAAGACATCTTCAAATTTCCGAAGCAGCCGTGTCCCAACATATTAAAATTTTAAAGGAAGCCGGCCTTCTGATTGGCGAGAAAACAGGCTACTTCGTAAAATACAATTTGCAGCAATCTGTTTTTGAAGATCTGATCGGATTCATTGAGCAGATATCAGGCACCCACACCTCGGGTCACTATAAAGATGTTTTCAGCGTCCCATTCAATTGTCAATATGCTTGCAAGGCCCAGCGTGAAAAGTGCTGTGAGCGTTCAAGCAATGAATAAACCGAGAAAAGGAGCTTAAACATGAAAATTTGTATCCCTGTAAAAGAAGACAAAGGACTTGAGAGTATCCCCTATGATCATTTTGGCTCAGCCCCATTTTTTCTGATCTACGACCTGGATAAAGAAGAGATGAAAGTCATCGACAACGGAGACTCTCATCATGAGCACGGGATGTGCCAGCCTTTGAAGGCATTGGGTGGAGAACAGGTGGACGCGATTCTGGTTGGCGGAATCGGTGCAGGCGCCCTAATGAAACTCAATGCGCAAGGGGTGCGTGCTTTTCGGGTTGATAATGCCACCGTTTCGGGTAACATCCAGCTCTTCCTGGATAACCAGCTTCCGGAATTCTCTGCCATGAACAGCTGCAGCCATCACGGATGCCACTAACCTTGATAGATATTTTCTAGCCCTAAGGGGGAAAAACAACCCTGAAGGGCTACTTTTTTATCTTGTCAGCCATCAAATTCTATTTAAAGAAACATACCGCTTTTTGTTTCCCGACATCAGCAATAATCTCCAGGGCTTTATGCATTCCTTTATTGACATCATATACTTTAATGATTTCTCCAAGGGAGGCGCTCAGTGGTAGCAGTTCAGGAAGCAAATTTTGAAAGTGGTTTAATAGTTTTGTCTGAAGGACTCCTCCCCTGCCTTCCGGAAAAAGCGCCACATAAAAGATATCACTTTCTATGAGATCCTGAAAGAAATGGGTTCCGTAAGATATCTCCGGGGTGAACCCGCCCTCTTTAACTGCAATTTCACCAAGGACAGTGATATTATTAATTTCGGAAAAATAAACAGGCACGCCGAGCGAAGGCGTACTGGTACCCCATCGTCCGGGGCCGAGCAGCAGCACGGTCATGTTTTCTTTCTCAATCTGGCTGTTCAATTTGCCGATACATCTGGCTACCCTGTATTTTTCGAGGTCACTTAGCCTGCTGTAGGTTTCAGGCTCGACATAAATGATTCGCTGAATACCATAATGGATATTCCCGCCCATGAAAGTATTATGGCTTTGAAAGAATGTTTTTTGAAAATCAATATGTTTCGGGAACACCACCTTACTTTTGAGACCTTTTGCGGGCAGCGGCCTGCACTGCAGGAGATTGATCTGATAATGATCCAAATCTTTAAAATTAACGGTAAATTCAATGTCCACCGGATATGCGTAGAATTTTTCCAGGCATTTAAGCATTTTTTGAATGACCCCGACAAAAGTGGAATTGGACAGAAATTGATCAAAATTAATAATCCAGGCCTGCCGGTCTTGCTGGCCTATTTCTTTCATCATTTTTTCTGCAGTATAGTCTCTCTGCGCGAAATAATGCAGTTTGGGATCGTCAATTTCGTTTAAAAGATCGTTAAACGCGATACCAATCATGCTGTTTTTGGTCACCATCAGCGCGTCAATATTTCTTTGGGCATATTGCCTGTAATCATCAAAATCCGTTAAAGGTGATGACAAAGGTTCATCAATCGCTATAATTCTGGCATAGTCACCCGCCGTACGGTTTACAGCCCGGGTGCCTAGACCAACAACTACCCGCAGCATGCCCGCTTTCGGAGACATTTTCTCATCCCAGACATAGATATTGTTTGAGTAGCCGACCCCAGCAAGATCCGGGAAAAAATATTCCTTACGATACGAACCCGATACGCGTTGAACAAGCAAAGCCATCTGCTCATCCTGGTCGGCTATTCCTCGTTTCAAACGATACATCAGCGCGTCGTCGCTCATCGTGCTGGCAAAGACTTGTTTCACAGCGTTTTCAAATTCAAGATAGCGATGTTCGAGCGTACCTTGGTTCGTACAAAAAACACTTTCATATTTTCCAGCAAAAGAATTACCAAATCCATCTTCCAAAAGGCTGCTGGAGCGGACAATGATCGGTGATTGTCCAAAGTACTCCAGGACGCGCAAAAAATGGTTTTTGACATTCTCCGGAAAAACACCGCTGAGTATTTTGCTTTTAATGACTCTGGCCAGAGAAAAATATTTTTCAGGTTTTCTCTGCTCCATTCTAAGTTTCCAGAGACCATTTTTAACAAGATAAGTGTAAAAGACATCAGACCCAATGTAGAACGAATCATGGGGTTCCAGAATTTTTTTATAATCAAAATTTTCATCTTCAAGCAAAATTTTTCTGGCCAGAAGCATTCCGACCGCTTTGCCGCCGATAAATCCCGATCCAATTAAACTTGACTTGATCTGAAGCAAATCTTCCAGAGTAAAGACCTTCGTCAGCAACTCAAGGAATCTTTCATCGCGACTTAAAACCATCCGGCAGAGCTTTTCTACCAGGTTTTTTCCCTCAGCAGACGGTATACGACTGAATTTTACCTTTTCATAGGTGTCTGACGCTTTCAAAAACATCCGGTCCCAATAATCCAAATGCCTTCGCGGAGCATCAAACACATTCAGGGACATATCTGCAAACAGCTTTGAAGCATCGCTGCTGCTTGTTAACGGAATAAAATCCTGCGCCTGTTTGATATGCGGCAGAAACATCGTCGGTGAATACCTGTCGATCACTTTGACCGGATGGATATAGGTCTGTCCCCTGACATTATAGATATTCATCAATACCTGGGTCGTTTCCCGAATTGCGGAAATCGTCTCATACGAATTCATATTTTTATAAATTGCAAAGAAAGCCACCGTTTTCAGTTCATATAAATACGGACAGGTGATCTGAAAAAAGTTGCCGATCATAAGATCCGTTGCCCAGGTGTACAAAAGATCGGACAGACAATCAAAAACGTAAAAAACCTCTTCTCCCTCAGCTGCAATAATCTGGTGGACCTGCGTGGAAAAAGCTTCAAAACCGTGTTCGGCGTCAATATGATACACTTTAACATTTTCATTGTCGTCAATAATTGGAGAATGACGCGCAAACCGCATATAAATCACTTTTCTGCCCTCGTCCAGACTCGTTCTAACAAAAGGCAGCACAAAGGATTCATAATCTGCGATATTGTCAACCTGCAGAACAACATTATCGCCAATCCTGAGATGGTCGATGATCTCATCGAGCCCCGGCAGGCCGGATCTTATTTTCTTACGCTGATCCATTACACATCATTCCTTACGCCAATTTAGCTATCATTTTATCCTTAAAATTAATAATTGCTGACACTCAAATCTATATGTGCAAGCAGCCAATAACCGATACGCAAAAACCAAGCAATGAATCCTAGCATCTATCCATTACTTGGCTTTACTATGCGGTATGATAAAGCATAACGGTGGATGCCGTGTAATATCATGTTATCACATCCGGCATGAACATTGCACTCTGTTTATCATAACAATTGGCTAGATAATTATACTTTTTCCCATCAAATATTTGTCCACTTCTCTAGCTGCCAGCTTTCCTTCCTGGAAAGCCCAAACAACCAGACTCTGGCCTCTGCGCATGTCGCCAGCGGCAAAAACTCTGTCAACATTCGTCTCAAAAAACGCATATTCCGCTTTGACATTGCTGCGAGCATCCCGCTCCAGCTTAAGCTCTGTGGGGATATTGTCTTCAGGCCCTAAAAAGCCCATGGCCAGCAGAATCAGGTCCGCTTCCCATACCTTTTCACTTCCGGGAGTCACCTGTGGAACCATTCTGCCGGCAGCATCTTTGACCCAGGTAAGGTTGACTGTATGAACTTCCTTGACCTCACCGTTCTCATTGCCCACAATCTTTGTGGTGGAAATGCAATAATTCCTCGGATCCTTGCCATAAAGACAGATTGCTTCTTCCTGTCCGTAATCCACTTTCAGTTTTTTCGGCCATTCCGGCCAGGGGTTCTCAGCCTCAATACGATGGGCAGGTGGCTCAGGCAGAATTTCAAACTGAAAAACACTTTTGCAGCCATGCCGGATTGCCGTGGCCACACAGTCCGTCCCGGTATCCCCGCCGCCAATGATGATGACATTCTTACCCTTGGCACTAATAAAACTCTCATCCTTTAAGTTGGAATTCAATAAACTTTTGGTGGTCGCTTTTAGGAAGTCTACGGCATAATAAACCCCTTTCAGATCTTTGCCTTCCACATCCAGCCCCCGGGGCTTGGTAGCTCCTGTGCACAGCACAACGGCATCATAGTTGTCTACGAGCTCTTGGGCCTTCATATATTTGCCGACTTCGGTATTCAGAACAAATTCTATCCCGGATGCCTTCAGTACATCAAGCCGTCTTTCAATAAATCGTTTATCAAGCTTCATGTTGGGGATCCCGTACATCAAAAGTCCCCCAGCCCGGTCATCCCGCTCATACACCGTGACCTCATGGCCGACGGCATTCAGATAATAGGCCGCAGACAGTCCGGACGGGCCCGAACCGACAACAGCGACTTTCTTGCCGGTGGCTTTGGCCTTCTTAGGATTTACCCATCCTTCGGCAAACGCTTTCTCGATAATCTCATATTCAATGCTGTTAATAGTCACAGCGTCCATGATATAGCCTTCGGTACAAGCCCCTTCACAAGGTGCAGGGCAAACCCTTGAGGTGAATTCCGGGAACGGCGTCGTTCTGGTCAGCCGCTTGTATGCTTCCCGCCACTGTCCCTTATAGACGAGCTCATTCCATTCTGGAATCAAATTGTGCAGCGGGCAACCTGAAGCGGCGCCGTTCAAGAGCACACCGCCGTGGCAGAAAGGTACACCGCAGTCCATACAGCGTGCGCCCTGCGTTCGGACAATCTCAGGATCCTGGGGAATCTTGACTTCATTGTAGTCTTTGATCCGCTCTTCAGGCTTTCTTTTCTTCGGATCGATTCTGTTATACTCTAAAAATCCTGTTGCTTTTCCCATGATCAGACCTTCCCTTCAAAGGCAGCCGTCAGGGCTTCTTCACCGCTTAAGCCAGCCTTGTGAGCTCTCTCGATATTTTCCATCATCTTTTTATAATCTTTGGGTATGATCTTCGTAAATCTTGGCGCGTAATCCGCCCAAACATCCAGTACTTTCCGGCCTAGGGGGCTTCCCGTGTGCGCTACATGTTTACGGATCATTTCCCTGATTTCTTTCAGTTCCTTTTCCGAAGCAATTTTTTCCATAAGAATCAGGGACTTGTTGCAGTATATTTCCTCAAAATCAAGGATATAGGCAACACCGCCGGACATACCCGCAGCAAAGTTCCGTCCTGTCTTACCCAGGATCACAACTTTTCCTCCGGTCATATATTCACAGCCATGGTCGCCGACACCTTCAACAACCGCATTGACGCCGCTGTTTCGGACACAGAATCTTTCGCCGGCGATTCCGTTGATATAGGCTTCACCCGAAGTTGCGCCGTAGAAGGCGACATTGCCGATCAGGATATTTTTCGCTGGTTCAAAATCCGAAGTTTTTGGCGGATAGACCATAATTTTACCACCCGAAAGGCCTTTGCCGATATAGTCATTAGCATCACCCTCAAGTTCCAAGGACATGCCCTTGGGTGCAAATGCACCAAAGCTTTGACCGGCAGAACCTACAAAGGTCAGCTTAATGGTATCCTCAGGAAGCCCCTCTTCCCCGAAACGCTTGGTTATTTCACTGCCGACAATGGTTCCAACCACACGGTCCACATTGTTGATCTTCAGTTTGGCCCGGATTGATTTTTTGTGTTCCAGGGCCGGCTTGCACATTCTTAAAAGCTTGCGCATATCCAAGGATTCTTCCAGTCCATGGTTTTGCTGCTGTGACTTAAATCTGCCGACATCTGCACCGGCGTAGGGTTGATACAGAACCTGGGAAAGATCAACCTGGGCTGCTTTCCAATTCTTAATATTTTCTTTGTGTTTGAGCCTGTCTGTACGTCCAACCATTTCATTAATGGTCCTGAAGCCAAGTTTCGCCATGATCTCCCGCATTTCCTGTGCAATAAACAACATGAAATTCTCAACATGCTCAGGTTTGCCGGCAAAATTCTTGCGAAGTTCTTCATTCTGGGTTGCAATACCTACCGGACAGGTGTTCAGGTTGCAGACGCGCATCATCACACAGCCCATGGAAATGAGTGGGGTGGTGGCAAATCCATATTCCTCAGCGCCTAGGAGCGCAGCGATGACAACATCTCTGCCTGACAGAAGCTTACCGTCTGTTTCCAGGACGACCCTGTCCCTCAAGCGGTTAAGCACAAGGGTCTGATGGGTTTCGGCAAGGCCCAATTCCCACGGCAATCCTGTATTCTTAATGCTTGTTCGCGGTGAAGCACCTGTACCGCCATCATAGCCACTGATCAGAATAACATCGGCCTTGCCCTTGGCCACACCGGCCGCAATCGTACCGACACCCACTTCAGAAACAAGCTTAACATTGATTCGAGCATCACGGTTGGCATTTTTAAGGTCATGGATCAGTTCCGCTAAATCTTCGATCGAATAGATATCATGGTGCGGTGGGGGTGAGATTAGTTCGACTCCTGGTGTCGAGTGTCTGACTTTGGCAATCGCCGGAAAAACCTTCCGGCCTGGAAGTTGCCCACCTTCTCCAGGCTTGGCTCCTTGTGCCATTTTGATCTGTATTTCTGAGGCATTTACCAAGAAGCTGCTGGTAACACCGAAGCGACCTGAAGCAACCTGCTTGATGGCACTGATCAGACTGTCGCCATTAGGCAACTTTTTGAATCTTTCAGGATCCTCGCCGCCTTCACCACTGTTACTTTTGCCGCCCAAACGGTTCATGGCAATCGCCATACATTCGTGGGCTTCCTTACTAATCGAGCCATAGGACATCGCCCCGGTCTTAAATCTTTTGACGATGGACTCGACCGGTTCAACTTCTTCGATTGGAATCGTATCTCCGGCGCTTATTTTGAAATCCAGCAGCTGCCTGAGTGTGTAAATCTCCTCGTCATTAATTTTTCTGGAGTAATCTTTAAAAAGATTGTAATTGCCTTCCCGGCAGGCGCGCTGAAGCAGGTAGATTGTTTCCGGGTTGTAGAGATGAATCTCCCCGCTATCTTTACACTGGTAGAAACCGCCGATTTCCAGTGTGTCTGTGTAAAGTGCATTCTCATCAAAAGCGCTTTCATGCCGCATTTGATTTTCCGTTGTAATTTCTTCCAGCCCGATTCCTTCCAAGCGGGATGGCGTCTGCGTAAAGTAGCGGTCAATCAGATCTCTTTTCAGTCCGACAGCTTCAAATATCTGGGCACCATGGTAGCTGCGCATCGTCGAAATACCCATTTTCGTAAGCACCTTTAAGATGCCTTTGATCGAGGCTTTAATATAGTTCTTTTTGGCCTCCTGATAACTTAGGCCATTCGTCATTCCTTTGGCCGCTAGGTCTCTGATCGTTTCGTAAGCAATATAGGGGTTGATCGCGGTAACACCGTACCCGATCAAGGCACAGAAATGGTGTACCTCCCTGGCTTCTCCGGTCTCCAGAACAATACCCACACTGGTCCGGATTTCACGGCGTATCAAATGGTGATGCAGCCCCGAAGATGCCAGAAGAGCGGGGATAGCAGCAAATTCTTTATTAACGCCCCTATCCGAAAGAACAAGAATATTTGTGCCATCAGCAATTGCTTTATCTGCTTCCCGGGATATTTTGTCTAAAGCTCTTTCCATTGCTCTAAGCCCGCCAGTCGCCTTGTAAAGAATGGAAATCCTGGCTGTCTTGAACTTCCCGTTATTTAATTTCATAATGGTATCCAACTGGGTATTGGTGAGGATCGGTGATTCCAGATACACTGCGGAACTATGCGTCCGGTCAGGATCCAGAAGGTTTCCCGCATTCCCCAGGAGCATTGTGCCGGAGGTAATAATTTCCTCACGGATGCCATCAATTGGGGGATTCGTCACTTGGGCAAAAAGCTGCTTGAAATAATGGTACAGCATTTGAGGTTTGTCTGAAAGTACCGCCAGCGGTGAGTCCATGCCCATCGATCCGACGGGGTCGATGCCATCGGTTGCCATCGGCAGAATCATTTTATGAATATCCTCATGGGTATAGCCAAATGCTTTCTGCTGGGAGATAATATCCTCCAGTATCGGTGCTTCCAACTCGTCGTCAGCAGGGAGATCACTTAAATAGACAATATGCTTCTTATTCCACTCTTCATACGGATGCATCATGGAAACACTCTTTTTGATTTCCTCATCAGAGATGATCCTTTGTGCTTCCGTATCGATCAGGAGCATTTTACCCGGTTCTAGACGGCCTTTATACTTAACATTTTCAGGTTTGATGTCGAGAACCCCCACCTCAGAGGCCAGGATGACTTTATCATCTTTCGTGACATAATAACGCGATGGTCTGAGTCCGTTCCTGTCCAGTACGCCACCGATAACTGTTCCGTCCGTAAAGCCCATGGCAGCCGGTCCGTCCCAGGGCTCCATAATAAAATTGTTAAACTCATAAAAGTCCTTTTTTTCTTTGGACATCAGATCATTCTTTTCCCATGGCTCAGGAATCATCATCATGACAGCATGAGGAAGCGATCTGCCGGTAAGATGGATAAACTCAAGACTGTTGTCAAACATGGCCGAATCGCTGCCTGACTCGTCAACAATCGGATATACCTTGGAAATATCATCAAACAACGGTGAATCAATGCATTTCTGTCTGGCCTTCATCCAGTTCACGTTACCTCTGATGGTATTGATTTCCCCGTTATGGACAATATACCGGTTCGGGTGCGCTCGCTCCCAGCTCGGAAAGGTATTGGTGCTAAACCTGGAATGAACCATAGCCAGTGCTGAAACAAAGTCAAGGTCGGAAAGATCCAGATAAAAGTTTCTGAGCTGTTCGGCTGTAAGCATACCTTTATAGACAATGGTTTTGCTGGAAAGGCTGGCAACATAGAAGGAGCCGCCCTTGTCTTCACACATTGGGATGATCAGTTTTTCTGCTCTTTTTCGAATGACATAGAGCTTTCTTTCAAAATCCATATCATCGGTCAGATCAGGGCTTCTTCCGATAAAAACCTGTATAAACCGAGGCATAACAGCTTTGGCACTATGGCCGACCGTCGATTTGTCGATCGGGACTTCCCGCCACCCAAGAATCTTCTGTCCTTCCTCACGAACAATCTTTTCAAAAGAGTCCATCTGGGTAATCCGAAAATCTTCATATTTGTGCGCAAAAATCATTCCTACACCATATTTGCCCTTTTCCGGCAAATTAAAGCCGAGAACATCACATTCCCGTTTAAAGAAGTCATGGGGTATTTGCACCAGAATACCAGCGCCGTCACCCGTATTCTCATCCGCACCACTGGCGCCTCTGTGGTTTAAGTTTTCCAGAACGGTTAAAGCTTCCTCGACAATGTCGTGCGATTTTTCACCTTTGATATTCACGACAAATCCCATACCGCAGGCATCATGCTCAAAGGCCGGATCGTAAAGACCCTGTTTTTTTGGCAATTGATTGTATTTCATATTACACACCCTTTGTTGGAGTTTACATCGATAGTTTCTTTACGATTTTACCAAAAATTCATCAACAACATAACTGTTTTAACTAAAAAATATTGTATTCATTTTAACTTTCTTTGTATTTTTTAGTTTTCTGTATAATTTTAATGCCAATGTTTAAATATTTAAATTTAATATTATAAATTCATTATTTTGCATCACTAATATCTTATAATGAATACAGTATATTGTTTGTTTTGTTATGTTCAAACGCAAATTAATATTGTAGAATACGGTTATTGATAAAAAAACATTATTTTTTCTGGAGGGTAAAAAATATGTCTTATGTCCAACAAGTCATGGAACAGGCTATCAAAAGAAGCCCGAACGAGCCCGAGTTCCACCAGGCACTCAAGGAAGTGCTGGAATCTTTGGAACCGGTAATTGCCAAACATCCCGAATATGAAAAAGCCGGTATCCTCGAGCGGCTCGTCGAGCCCGAACGCGTGATCATGTTCAGAGTTCCCTGGGTCGATGACAAAGGAAATGTTCAGGTTAACCGTGGTTTCCGTGTTCAATTCAACAGCGCTATCGGTCCTTACAAAGGCGGCCTGCGTTTACACCCGTCTGTTAACCTTGGCATCATCAAATTTCTAGGTTTTGAGCAGATCTTCAAAAACTCCCTGACCGGACTTCCGATCGGCGGCGGCAAGGGCGGCAGCGACTTCGATCCCAAAGGCAAATCCGATAACGAAATCATGAAATTCTGCCAGAGCTTCATGACCGAACTTTGCAAACATATTGGTGCAGACACTGATGTTCCTGCCGGTGATATCGGTGTTGGCGGCAGAGAAATCGGTTACATGTTCGGCCAGTATAAGAGAGTCAGAAATCTCTTTGAAGGCGTACTTACTGGAAAAGGCCTGACTTATGGCGGAAGCTTAGTTCGTACCGAAGCAACCGGCTATGGTCTGGTTTATCTGATGGACGAAGCAATTAAAGACATCGGCAAATCCTTTAAAGGTGCTACCGTTGTTATCTCCGGTTCAGGCAACGTTTCGATTTATGCAGCCGAAAAAGCCATGCAGCTGGGTGCCAATGTTGTTGCCCTGAGCGATTCCAACGGCTACATCTACGACAAAAACGGTATTGACCTGAAGACCGTTAAGCAGCTCAAAGAAATTGAAAGAAGAAGAATCAAAGATTATCTGGAATTCCACCCGAAAGCCGAATACAAAGAAGGCTTCGAAGGCATCTGGACCATTCCTTGTGATATCGCTCTTCCCTGCGCTACGCAGAACGAATTGAACGAAGAATCCGCCAAGGCTCTGGTTGCCAATAAATGCTTTGCTGTCGGTGAAGGTGCGAATATGCCTTCTACTCCGGAAGCAGTCAAAGTATTCCATGCCAATAAAATCATCTTTGCTCCTGGTAAAGCTGCCAATGCCGGCGGTGTTGCAACCTCCGCTCTGGAAATGTCCCAGAATAGCATGCGTTATTCCTGGACTTTCGAAGAAGTTGACGCCAAACTTAAAGACATCATGGTCAACATCTATCGCAATGCCAGCTCAGCTGCCAAAGAATACGGCTGTGAAGGCAACCTGGTCGTCGGTGCTAACATTGCCGGCTTCCTGAAAGTCGCTAACACCATGCTGGCTCACGGCGTAATCTAAGCTGGAGCTGCCTAACGATTTGTGATACCCATAATATAGTCTTGATACTATTGAAATTAAAAAGACCTCTTGGGGACTGAGATGTTCAAAACAACTCGCACCCAAGAGGCTTTTTAATTAATATAAATTCTTTTTAAAACAGTCTATAAGTCTATAATTTAGTCCACAAATGTAAGTTTTCTATCTCCCAGAATAAAAAAACATACAGACTTGCTCAAATAACTATTTGCTCTCAACCATCACCCTCGGCACTCTCTTGGAAATACCGCACAGGATCTCATAGCTAATCGTTCCGCATTGTTCAGCAATCCGATCTGCGGAAATAAACAGGTCACCGTTTCTGCCGAGCAGAACGGCTTCATCCCCTTCTTGGATCTCTTCAATTTCTGTTACATCAACCATGATCTGATCCATGCATATTTTGCCGATGATCCTGGCTTTCTTTCCCTTCAGCAAGACCTCACCGCCGTTGGACAGAGAACGGCGCAGACCATCGCCGTAACCGATCGGCAGCGTTGCGACTTTTATGGGCCTGTCGGCAATAAACGTCCTTCCATAGCCAACACTCTCGCCCTTTTCGATGGTCTTCAGCTGGGAAATGCGGGTCTTTAAAGACATGACCGGTTCAAAGCCGGCTTCCTGTCCGGCGTGGTCCATCGGTAAAAGTCCGTACAATATGATTCCTGGACGGCAAAGTTCGTAATGACTTTCGGGAATTTGCATGATTGCAGCAGAGTTTGCGGCATGACGGATCGAAATTTTTATTCCTGCCGCGCATAACTTTTCATATAAGTCATCAAAGATCTTCAGCTGCTGCTTCGCATAAGACAAATCAGTGCTGTCGGCCGTGGCCAGATGGGTATAAATCCCCTCCAGATAAAGGCCAGGAAGCTTTGCAATTTTTTGAATATTTTCGAGTGCATTTTCGCGGAACCCTGTCCTACCCATTCCCGTATCCACTTTGATATGGAGTCTCGCTGTTTTATTCAGCTTCAACGCTGCCGCTGAAAGCGCTTCAGCCTGTTCGATCTGAAATATTTCGGGTATGATCTCTTCTTTGACCAGTATTTCTGAATACTTCGACAATGTAGGCCCAATAACCATAAGGGCAATATCCGGGAATTCCCTTCTGAGCTCCAAAGCTTCTTCCAGGATAGCAACCCCGAATCTGGTAATCCCTTCTTCCTTTAGAGTCCGAACAACCTCCACTGCACCGTGTCCGTAGGCATCTGCCTTGACTATGGGCATTATTTCACTGCCGGCGTACTGCTGTATCCTTTTTAAATTGCGTCTTAAAGCCCCCAAATCAACTTCTGCCCAAACCGGACGAAAAATATTCATTCTAAAAATCTCCTAACTGCTCTATCTCTTTTCTGACCCTTGGGAGGCAATCAGCTACCTCCGAAGCTGTGAAACCTGATAAACCAAACTGATCTTTTAAAACATCTCCGGCCTTGCCGTGAAGATAAACCCCCATGCAAGCTGCACCTAACGGAGGGACACCCTGGGCAATCCAGGACATAATACTTCCGGTCAGCACATCCCCTGTGCCGCCTGTGCCAAGTCC
This genomic stretch from Dehalobacter restrictus DSM 9455 harbors:
- a CDS encoding ArsR/SmtB family transcription factor, which produces MEQIVQVFKALSDETRLQILLILSRRSICAKGIARHLQISEAAVSQHIKILKEAGLLIGEKTGYFVKYNLQQSVFEDLIGFIEQISGTHTSGHYKDVFSVPFNCQYACKAQREKCCERSSNE
- a CDS encoding NifB/NifX family molybdenum-iron cluster-binding protein — protein: MKICIPVKEDKGLESIPYDHFGSAPFFLIYDLDKEEMKVIDNGDSHHEHGMCQPLKALGGEQVDAILVGGIGAGALMKLNAQGVRAFRVDNATVSGNIQLFLDNQLPEFSAMNSCSHHGCH
- a CDS encoding PEP/pyruvate-binding domain-containing protein, coding for MDQRKKIRSGLPGLDEIIDHLRIGDNVVLQVDNIADYESFVLPFVRTSLDEGRKVIYMRFARHSPIIDDNENVKVYHIDAEHGFEAFSTQVHQIIAAEGEEVFYVFDCLSDLLYTWATDLMIGNFFQITCPYLYELKTVAFFAIYKNMNSYETISAIRETTQVLMNIYNVRGQTYIHPVKVIDRYSPTMFLPHIKQAQDFIPLTSSSDASKLFADMSLNVFDAPRRHLDYWDRMFLKASDTYEKVKFSRIPSAEGKNLVEKLCRMVLSRDERFLELLTKVFTLEDLLQIKSSLIGSGFIGGKAVGMLLARKILLEDENFDYKKILEPHDSFYIGSDVFYTYLVKNGLWKLRMEQRKPEKYFSLARVIKSKILSGVFPENVKNHFLRVLEYFGQSPIIVRSSSLLEDGFGNSFAGKYESVFCTNQGTLEHRYLEFENAVKQVFASTMSDDALMYRLKRGIADQDEQMALLVQRVSGSYRKEYFFPDLAGVGYSNNIYVWDEKMSPKAGMLRVVVGLGTRAVNRTAGDYARIIAIDEPLSSPLTDFDDYRQYAQRNIDALMVTKNSMIGIAFNDLLNEIDDPKLHYFAQRDYTAEKMMKEIGQQDRQAWIINFDQFLSNSTFVGVIQKMLKCLEKFYAYPVDIEFTVNFKDLDHYQINLLQCRPLPAKGLKSKVVFPKHIDFQKTFFQSHNTFMGGNIHYGIQRIIYVEPETYSRLSDLEKYRVARCIGKLNSQIEKENMTVLLLGPGRWGTSTPSLGVPVYFSEINNITVLGEIAVKEGGFTPEISYGTHFFQDLIESDIFYVALFPEGRGGVLQTKLLNHFQNLLPELLPLSASLGEIIKVYDVNKGMHKALEIIADVGKQKAVCFFK
- a CDS encoding glutamate synthase subunit beta codes for the protein MGKATGFLEYNRIDPKKRKPEERIKDYNEVKIPQDPEIVRTQGARCMDCGVPFCHGGVLLNGAASGCPLHNLIPEWNELVYKGQWREAYKRLTRTTPFPEFTSRVCPAPCEGACTEGYIMDAVTINSIEYEIIEKAFAEGWVNPKKAKATGKKVAVVGSGPSGLSAAYYLNAVGHEVTVYERDDRAGGLLMYGIPNMKLDKRFIERRLDVLKASGIEFVLNTEVGKYMKAQELVDNYDAVVLCTGATKPRGLDVEGKDLKGVYYAVDFLKATTKSLLNSNLKDESFISAKGKNVIIIGGGDTGTDCVATAIRHGCKSVFQFEILPEPPAHRIEAENPWPEWPKKLKVDYGQEEAICLYGKDPRNYCISTTKIVGNENGEVKEVHTVNLTWVKDAAGRMVPQVTPGSEKVWEADLILLAMGFLGPEDNIPTELKLERDARSNVKAEYAFFETNVDRVFAAGDMRRGQSLVVWAFQEGKLAAREVDKYLMGKSIII